From the Globicephala melas chromosome 8, mGloMel1.2, whole genome shotgun sequence genome, the window CCAacaggaagtggggggaggggaggcgctGACGCTGGAAGCAGCAGGCTCCCCAGGGTGCacagaggtggggaggaggagtgGGTGGGGAGCGCTCTCACCTGTGAGCCTGAAGCTGAGGCGCTGGCTGCTGGAGCTCCGGGGCACGCAGGTCCTGGGGGTGCGGGTCCGGCTCTGAGAGCGTGGCCAGGACAAAGTGGCCGTCTAGCAGAGAGTCCTTGATGGCAAAGATGGCTGGCCTGGCAGGTGACGGGTCCAGGCAAGGTCAAGGCCCTTTGGCTCCTGGCATCCCAGATCCCTCCCCCGCCTGTCCTGAGGCTCGGAGTTACCTGCCAGGGCCATCGAAGTAAATGCTGAGAGACAAGTTCGCTGACTCGGCAAAGCTCAGGAGCCCCTGGGAAGGGAGAGGCAGAGCAGTGAGGCCCCGCACCGGGCAGGGAGGCGCGGTGGACCGGGCAGTGAGCGCGTGGCGGGCAACCTCACCCGGAATTCCTTGAGGCAGAAAGTGATGGCCACCCCTTCCTGGGCCTGCAGCTGCTGGAAATCCTCCCCCCCGATGCTCATCTCGGTCACCATGGCTTTGACGGTGCTGTCTGTGGAGACAGCAACAGGAGGAAACCTGGGCCCTGCCCCATCCCAGCCCatctctgccccctgccccaggccatGTCTGGCTCCCTCACCTGCCTCCTCCTGGTAGCTACGCAGGATGATCCTGTGGCCACGGCCAATCCCCAGCGTCACTTCGGCCAGCGCAGGGGGGAAGGGCAGAACAGCCTCCCCCAGGACCCTGTGAGGAGGGCACAGCATCACCCCAAGACTCAGCCCCACCCAGTGGCTTCGCTCTCAGGATCTGAGGCGGGATGGTGACACACACCAATGTCCAAAGGGAACCAGGCCAGGCCTAGCATGCCCCCAGGGAGGACAGGAGCGGGACATGGTCCCTGCCCCGTCCAAGGCTCCCAGGCTGTCGTGGGAGAAGTCCACTTGCAAGAGACGGAGCGGACAAGAGCAGAGCCCACAGAAGACAGCAGGAAGCACGGGCTGTTTGCGCTGAACCAAACCGGGCAGGCGGCACCTGGCCACCCAGGGGCGGGAGACCATCCCCACACAGTCTGCATAAATGCGGCCCTCAGGGAGAGCCCTCAGATCCTTGTCTAGAAGACACATGCCGATAAACAGTTACAGGTGAAATAACATCTGGAATTTGCCTCAAAACACTTGGGACAGGAACTGGCGTCTActtttatatgaatttaaaattgcccataagaaaaagagaaacaggggcttccctagtggcgcagtggttaagaatccgcctgccaacgcaggggacatgggttcgagccctggtctgggaagatcccacatgccgcagagcaactaaacccgtgcaccacaactactgagcctgagttctagagcccgcgacccaaaactactgaagcccgtgcgcctacagcccgtgctctgcaacaagagaagccaccacaatgagaagcccgcgcactgcaacgaagagtagcccccgctcactgcaactagagaaagcccgcgcacagcagcgaagacccaacgcagccaaaaataaattaattaaatttaaaaacaagaaacaactgctttttttaaagtttttttttgtattacGTCTAACAGAGACAAAATTATTtaagtcaataaatttttaaggaatttcacaTGTTCTGATTCTTTCCACTGTCCATCACCTTAGTTCCTCCAAACTCATAATCTTCAAGATAAAATAGCCTTTTCAGAAATAAGCTGTCATGTGAGTCAGCCCCCAATTCTCTTAGCTGGGCTTCTTTGATCTCCAATGGAATATGGACACACTTCAGAATTCCCCACCTGTAATCTCTGGGATCCAATTTCCTCAAGCAATTTACTTTAGGACCATGTTTAGGGTCAGGAGGTGGATCTGCCTGGTTCTGAATTTGACACCCTCTAAAAATGTATTAGGTTCAAATCACATTCACTCCTAAGCCATCACACCCTAGAACAGTACAGATTGTTGGGATAGGCCAATACCTAAGATAAAAAAAGTCTGACTGTTTTTCCAACGATGTAGGTTTACGGAAAATGCCCCATCAGGATAGATCTCAACACaactgctctttttaaaaaagaaagaggggcttccctggtggcacagtggttgggggtctgcctgccgatgcgggggacgcaggttcgtgccacggtccgggaggatcccacatgccgcagagcagctgggcccatgagccgtggccgctcagcctgcacatctggagcctgtgctccgtgacgggagaggccgcagcagtgagaggcccgtgtaccgaaaataaataaataataaataaataaaaaagaaagagaaagaaaaatcctcaaaatacaGACCACAGATTGATTCCCTCTTTCTCTACCCAAAGGGATCCTGGGCAGTGCTGTTTcaacagaactcagaaaaacagaaagtcaGGACCCAAATGGACCTTGAGGTTACCATGGCCTTCGgctaccaaaagaaaagaaacacaagacCTTGGGTTACTTGGATGCAAGTGGCACCCAGCGTGTGGGTGAGTGGGAGGAGAGCCAATCCCCTCTGCTCTTGTCTTCACCAGGGACCTTTGCATCTGCTGGAGTCTCCTGGGCCCTGCACAGCCCCTCTGATTCCCCAGAACAGCTCCATCTCTACAGCTGCTTATTCAGGCAgccctcctggaccaggacttcCCCTCCTAGCCTCCTTCCTTGGCCTCCTGCTGGGACCCCTCGAGGCTAGAGCCCAGCCAGGTAGGAAGAGAGGCTGCCCTTGAATGGGGATCATCCCAGAAGGATGACAAGGCCAGAGAAGGGTCATGAGTCCCTGAGCCACAAAAATTAAGGGACCTTCAAAGGTGTTCAGGCCAGAGGAGACTTGAGGGCAGGCCAGAGACCCGTTCTCTGACAGAGGAGTCAGGATGGGTCTGAGTGGTCAGAAAACCAAGTCAGACCTTTGAGGTGGAGAATACAGACTCCAGAAGACAATGAGGAACATGGAACAAGGGAGCACCCAGCCCCTcctcactccagcctctgcccttAGAGGAGCCAGGCAAGGACCTGAAAGCAAACCGGGTTGGATAAACTCCTTGAGGTCTACAGAAACCCTGTAGGGAAAATGGAGGAGGTGCCTTCTTAAACTGACGGTTGAGGcccaaagaaggaagagagaaacctaGGCTTCAGCTTGAAACCAGGGAGCGTGCTCACCTTGCTGGGGCACAGAGCACATGGGGGCACACGGCTGGGTCGAAGACAGCCTGCAGGGACTCGCAGTCCTGGAAGGACAGGTTGTGAGTCTTCCTCACCCCTGGATGGGCAGACAGGGTCTCAGTGGGCCTCGCCAACCTCCACCCCACGCCGCAAGGACGACCTGGCCAGCCAGCTGCTCACTCACCGTATTTGCAGTACAGCTGAACTACCAGGCGGCTGCTCCTGCCATTCAGGGAGATGCAGCATTTCTCCACGGTCTTCTCCAGCATCGCCAGCGAGCGGAAGACTGACAGGAACGACTAGGCGATGGAAACACATCAGCCCAGTGCCGCGCCTCCACCAGCCAGCTCTCACATCCCCTTAGGCTCTGGCCCATCACGGGCTCAGCACTGTCACACCAGGAGAGGACCTCCCTACACACAGAAATTTACACCCTTCCAGGCCTTCGTTCATACCGTTCCCCTTGTCTGGAATGCCTTGAAAGACCTGCTTACCTTTCAAGGACCAGCTTGAATGTCACCACTCTCTGCAGGTCCCTGGCAGAATCAATTAGCCTCTCCGTATCTCCCATTACCGTACCCTGTGGATGTCCGTACTACGCCCCTGCGCTGCATTTTGCATTGGATTGCTCCTGCATATGTTTCTCTCTCCAGctggcacctactgtgtgcctcaGAGCAAACGCACTAGTAGAGGTTCCTGGGGGGGTTCCTGGGGGAGTGCACTGCCACCGCTGAGGGAGGGGCCTCACCTTCATCAGGATCTTACAGCGCAGCGGGTCCTGACCAGGGGTGGCCGCCTGGTACTGCTGGAAGAAGAGCGGGGCAAAGAGGAAGCAGGCATAGGCCGAGCGGGAGGAGTTCACGGTCCGGAGGGAGAGCTGGGCCAGGAAAAGCAGGGAGAGGGATGCAATCACCTGCAATGTCAGGCCCAGCCCTCTGGCCGGCTTTTGCTCACACACTTGCCCTAATGTCCTCCACTTCCACCATCGTCTGCTgaatccctccctctccttccaatCAGCGGGTAtcttctccatgaagccttcccggAGTGCCCCTCAGCACCGCTCCCGCAGCAAGGGCCCTACACAGCTTTCAGCGCCGACCCCACCCGCCCCCGGGCACTTCAGGGAGGGCAAATGCTCTCAATTCACACACTGGTCTGGAAAGATGACAGGGCTCAAGGTGACGTCCCAGCAACAGGGGAGGAAACTGTAACTCAGCAGACAAATCTGCCCACCGGCATCCTATCTGATGGGGGCGAGACTCGAGCCCAGGTTAGGGCTCCCTGTGGGAATCTCACCCCCCCCCAATACCGTGGCTCCTCACCCCGTCTTCCAGGGGCTCCAAGTAGAGTTCGTCCCCGATACGGGACAGGGAGTGGACGGCCTTGCCGAGCACtgcggggaggagaggagaaaaacacTGCTTTGCTGGCGCTTTGGGCCCTCCCATGTGCCCCCAGCCCCGGGCTGGCCCCAACTCACCCTTCACGTTGCTGCCCGTAACCAGACACTTCATGCTGCTCCCTGCGGCCGGGTTGTGAAAGGCGGCGGGCCCCGGACTGGACCCCAGCTCGCTGCTCCCCTCCGGGTCTCCCCTGCCGCCGCGGGTGCCCCGGGTTCTCTTCCCGCGCACCGCCCCCggaagccccgcccccgcctcctcATTGGGCCACACGCCTGCACCTCCGTCACGTGAGAAAAACGCTCGCCGGCTGCGCCGTCACGTGACAGAGTCCCGCTGGTGGCGGTCACGTGATCCGGGAGCGCCGGGCGCCTTCCTGGCTTGTCTCTTCGCGGGGTCCAGGGCCTCCCTCGGCCCTTCAGCGCCCCGGGTGAGCCGGGCCTGTCAGCGGGGCCTAGCGCGGCTGCGCGCCCGAACGCAAGGCGCTCAAAGAGCGTGGGGAAGCGAATCCGGAGATGTGCGGGCGAGCCCGCCTGGGTCACTAATTTAGAACGGATTTTCTGGGCGTCTGTCGTGGGTACGGGGTCGAAGGCAGACCGTCGCACCCAATCCGAGCCGGGGACACGCACAGAAGCAGCAACCACTggcactaaaaagaaattaaagcacgTTGCGGCAGGATCCCGGGGTGGGAAGTGGCTGTTCGCTCTGGCTTCGAGGATCCTGCGTTGATCCCGAAGAAGAGAAGATTCTCCGGACAGAAAGGGGTAGAAGGGTGTGGCTGGCAGGGGAAGGTGAGAGTAAAGGCTCAGCGGTGCATGGGGCTTTGCCCCCGTTGGGAGGGAAGTGGGTCTGTGAGAGGAGGGGTGAGCGCTGCCAAATGAGGAGGGTCACTAACGGGAAGGGCTGGAAACGTTTTCTGAGGTTAGACGCATGCGTATGTGGCCCTTTGAAAAACGACCAAGGGACTGTGCCGAAGGAGGGGCTTCATCGGCGGGCAGGTCTTCCCCTAGCCCTGGGCCTCGGTCCTCCGCTGCGTGAACTGGAAGGGAAGTCCTGGAGGGGCTCCCTGACCTCTAGTTCCCTGCAGCACCCAGTGTGCTTTGAAGGGCCCTGGGCACCACTGCGTTCCTTTAGGGCCCATCTGGACTTGCCCCTCTGGTACTGTCCCCAGTGAGGAGGCCATGTTTGTCTGTGGGCCCCTTGCCCTCCTGCTCCTGGCCTGCAGTCCTGGACCCcactttgtttcttcctctccttgcccccacctccactccctcACCAAGTTTCCCTGGAGCACTGGGAGAGGTTATTCTTGCCTTTTAGCAGGGTCTGTGTAAATGGTACTCCCTCTACCCAGGCTTTAGGTCAGTAAACCTGGAGTCATCCTTGACCCCATGCTCTCCCGCACCCTACATACTGCAAGCCTCCAGCGAGCCCTGACTGCTCTGCCTCTCAAACAGATGGCAACTTCGTCCTTTTCTCCCATGTCCACTGCCATCGTCCTGGctcaggccaccatcatctctcacccgAATGACTGTGGGAGCTCCCTGGGTGGTTCCCTGTCTCCTCCAGTCCACTCTCCAAGCAGCATCAATGTGACCTTCCTAAAATGTAAACTGTGTCACGCCCCTCCCTGGTGTAGACCCTGCAGTGGTTCCCAACTACTATACTTGCCGTCAAATCTAAACCCCTTGGGGATTCCGTGGCAGTCAGTGGTTAGGAcaccgcactttcactgctgagggcatgggttcaatccctggtgggggaactaagatccag encodes:
- the RAD9A gene encoding cell cycle checkpoint control protein RAD9A isoform X6, which codes for MCFHRLVVPVSLPLAGDAGEDRGEMLHLPEWQEQPPGSSAVLQIRVLGEAVLPFPPALAEVTLGIGRGHRIILRSYQEEAGEGARHGLGQGAEMGWDGAGPRFPPVAVSTDSTVKAMVTEMSIGGEDFQQLQAQEGVAITFCLKEFRGLLSFAESANLSLSIYFDGPGRPAIFAIKDSLLDGHFVLATLSEPDPHPQDLRAPELQQPAPQLQAHSTPHLDDFALDDIDSYMIAMETTVGSESSRTLPSTSLSPGFQPHCSPGSHSEEEDDTEPSTVPGTPPPKKFRSLFFGSILAPAHSPQGPSPVLAEDSEGEG
- the RAD9A gene encoding cell cycle checkpoint control protein RAD9A isoform X2, whose translation is MKCLVTGSNVKVLGKAVHSLSRIGDELYLEPLEDGLSLRTVNSSRSAYACFLFAPLFFQQYQAATPGQDPLRCKILMKSFLSVFRSLAMLEKTVEKCCISLNGRSSRLVVQLYCKYGVRKTHNLSFQDCESLQAVFDPAVCPHVLCAPARVLGEAVLPFPPALAEVTLGIGRGHRIILRSYQEEAGEGARHGLGQGAEMGWDGAGPRFPPVAVSTDSTVKAMVTEMSIGGEDFQQLQAQEGVAITFCLKEFRGLLSFAESANLSLSIYFDGPGRPAIFAIKDSLLDGHFVLATLSEPDPHPQDLRAPELQQPAPQLQAHSTPHLDDFALDDIDSYMIAMETTVGSESSRTLPSTSLSPGFQPHCSPGSHSEEEDDTEPSTVPGTPPPKKFRSLFFGSILAPAHSPQGPSPVLAEDSEGEG
- the RAD9A gene encoding cell cycle checkpoint control protein RAD9A isoform X4; the protein is MKCLVTGSNVKVLGKAVHSLSRIGDELYLEPLEDGLSLRTVNSSRSAYACFLFAPLFFQQYQAATPGQDPLRCKILMKSFLSVFRSLAMLEKTVEKCCISLNGRSSRLVVQLYCKYGVRKTHNLSFQDCESLQAVFDPAVCPHVLCAPARVLGEAVLPFPPALAEVTLGIGRGHRIILRSYQEEADSTVKAMVTEMSIGGEDFQQLQAQEGVAITFCLKEFRGLLSFAESANLSLSIYFDGPGRPAIFAIKDSLLDGHFVLATLSEPDPHPQDLRAPELQQPAPQLQAHSTPHLDDFALDDIDSYMIAMETTVGSESSRTLPSTSLSPGFQPHCSPGSHSEEEDDTEPSTVPGTPPPKKFRSLFFGSILAPAHSPQGPSPVLAEDSEGEG
- the RAD9A gene encoding cell cycle checkpoint control protein RAD9A isoform X5, which produces MLEKTVEKCCISLNGRSSRLVVQLYCKYGVRKTHNLSFQDCESLQAVFDPAVCPHVLCAPARVLGEAVLPFPPALAEVTLGIGRGHRIILRSYQEEAGEGARHGLGQGAEMGWDGAGPRFPPVAVSTDSTVKAMVTEMSIGGEDFQQLQAQEGVAITFCLKEFRGLLSFAESANLSLSIYFDGPGRPAIFAIKDSLLDGHFVLATLSEPDPHPQDLRAPELQQPAPQLQAHSTPHLDDFALDDIDSYMIAMETTVGSESSRTLPSTSLSPGFQPHCSPGSHSEEEDDTEPSTVPGTPPPKKFRSLFFGSILAPAHSPQGPSPVLAEDSEGEG
- the RAD9A gene encoding cell cycle checkpoint control protein RAD9A isoform X3; this encodes MEKIPADWKEREGFSRRWWKWRTLGQVCEQKPARGLGLTLQVIASLSLLFLAQLSLRTVNSSRSAYACFLFAPLFFQQYQAATPGQDPLRCKILMKSFLSVFRSLAMLEKTVEKCCISLNGRSSRLVVQLYCKYGVRKTHNLSFQDCESLQAVFDPAVCPHVLCAPARVLGEAVLPFPPALAEVTLGIGRGHRIILRSYQEEADSTVKAMVTEMSIGGEDFQQLQAQEGVAITFCLKEFRGLLSFAESANLSLSIYFDGPGRPAIFAIKDSLLDGHFVLATLSEPDPHPQDLRAPELQQPAPQLQAHSTPHLDDFALDDIDSYMIAMETTVGSESSRTLPSTSLSPGFQPHCSPGSHSEEEDDTEPSTVPGTPPPKKFRSLFFGSILAPAHSPQGPSPVLAEDSEGEG
- the RAD9A gene encoding cell cycle checkpoint control protein RAD9A isoform X1 — encoded protein: MEKIPADWKEREGFSRRWWKWRTLGQVCEQKPARGLGLTLQVIASLSLLFLAQLSLRTVNSSRSAYACFLFAPLFFQQYQAATPGQDPLRCKILMKSFLSVFRSLAMLEKTVEKCCISLNGRSSRLVVQLYCKYGVRKTHNLSFQDCESLQAVFDPAVCPHVLCAPARVLGEAVLPFPPALAEVTLGIGRGHRIILRSYQEEAGEGARHGLGQGAEMGWDGAGPRFPPVAVSTDSTVKAMVTEMSIGGEDFQQLQAQEGVAITFCLKEFRGLLSFAESANLSLSIYFDGPGRPAIFAIKDSLLDGHFVLATLSEPDPHPQDLRAPELQQPAPQLQAHSTPHLDDFALDDIDSYMIAMETTVGSESSRTLPSTSLSPGFQPHCSPGSHSEEEDDTEPSTVPGTPPPKKFRSLFFGSILAPAHSPQGPSPVLAEDSEGEG